The stretch of DNA AAACACAAAAATCACATGACTGAAACTTCTACAAAGAAACGTCTGGCTGAGGCATCAGACCCCGTCCGCAATCGCATTATTACGGGCTCAGAAGCCGTCATTCTCTCCTTGCTGGAGGAGGGAGTGGATACCATCTTTGGCTATCCAGGCGGAGCTATTATGCCTATTTATGATGCCTTATATCACTACAGGCATAAAATCAATCACATTCTTGTGCGACACGAACAAGGGGCTGCCCATGCTGCCCAAGGCTACGCACGTGTAACCGGCAAACCAGGCGTGTGTTTTGCCACATCCGGGCCGGGAGCAACCAACCTCATCACGGGCATTGCCGATGCTCAGATTGATTCTACCCCGATGGTATGCATCACCGGCCAGGTTCCTGTGCATCTGCTCGGAACAGATGCCTTTCAGGAAACAGATGTTATCGGCATATCTATGCCTGTAACCAAATGGAACTATCGCGTTACCCGACCCGAAGAAATACCCTGGGCTATAGCGCAGGCATTTTATATCGCCCGCACCGGCCGCCCCGGCCCTGTATTGATTGACATCGCAAAAAATGCCCAGTTCGGCACACTGGAATACTCCTATAAAAAATGCACGGGTATCCGCAGCTATCGTCCCTTTCCACAACCCCGTGAAGAAGATATCAAAGCAGCCGCTGACTTAATCAATCGTGCAAAAAGGCCTTACCTCCTTTTCGGTCACGGAGTGTTGATAGCAAAAGCAGAAAAAGAATTACAACAACTGATAGAAAAAGCCGGCATTCCTGCCGCTTCTACCTTGCTGGGCTTATCTGCCCTGCCCTGCGACCATCCGCTGTACGTGGGTTTTCTGGGCATGCACGGCAACTACGGACCCAACATCCTCACCAACAAATGTGACGTGCTGATTGCCGTAGGAATGCGCTTTGATGACCGCGTAACAGGTGACCTGAAAACCTATGCCAAACAAGCCAAGGTCATACATATTGAAATTGACCCCGCTGAAATTGACAAAAACGTAAAGACCACCGTTGGCATCCATGCTGACGCCAAAGACGCACTCCATGCCCTGCTGCCGCTGGTGAAAAAAAACCAGCATCCGGAATGGCTCCGGGCATTCAGGGAATGCGATAAAACAGAATACGAAAAAGTGATCCGGCATGCATGCTTTCCCGAAAAAGGGAAAATACGCATGGCAGAAGTAATACATCAGTTATCCGAAAAAACCCGTGGTGAGGCTATCATTGTGACTGATGTGGGCCAACACCAGATGATCGCTACGCGGTATTACAAATTCAAAAAACCGCACAGTAATATTTCTTCAGGCGGTTTAGGCACCATGGGCTTCGCATTGCCCGCAGCTTTGGGAGCCAAAATAGGCCAGCCCCAAAGAGAGGTTATTGCAATCATTGGCGATGGAGGCTTTCAAATGACCATGCAGGAAATGGCCACTATCTTTCAAACGCAGGCCGCAGTGAAAATCATTATTCTCAACAATGAATTTTTGGGTATGGTACGTCAGTGGCAGCAATTGTTCTTTGAAAACCGGTATTCCTTTACCGAAATGATAAATCCGGATTTTATTCAGCTTTCAAAAGCATTTGGTATTGAGGCACATTCTATCTCCGACAGAAAAGATATCGCCTGGTCACTGGATAAGCTCCTTGACCACAAGGGCCCTTACCTGCTTGAGGTAAAGGTGGAAAAAGAAGAAAATGTGTTTCCGATGGTGCCCTCGGGTGCCAGTGTTTCCGATGTACGGCTGGAATAAGTTATCCTCAGTCTAAACGTATGTTAAAACTGAAACCCATCATAAAATGAGCAACCCAAGTTCCATTTACCACGATCCAACCGATTTTTCCCGTGAGCGGGAGTTTACTATATCCGTATTTACGGAAAACAATATCGGACTGCTCAATCACATTACTGTGGTCTTCACGCGAAGAAACCTGAATATCAATAGCCTGACTACCTCCGAATCTGAAATCAAAGGCATTTATCGGTTTACCATCACCATTAAAACCACGCGCGACACAGTGGAAAAACTGGTAAAACAGCTGGAAAAAATAGTGGATGTGATAAAAGCCTTTGTTTATGAAGAAAAAGAGGTAATCGCCCAGGAGATTGCCTTATATAAGATACCTATTAAAGCGGCACAGAACGGGCTGCATGTTGAACAGATCGTACGAGACAGCAATGCCCGCATCCTTGCCATTGAAGCCGGTTATATCGTAATTGAAAAAACGGGAACACAAAAGGAAACACAACGGCTTTTTGAAAAGCTTGAACCTCATGGCGTGCTGGAATTTGTCCGCTCAGGCCGGGTTGCCGTTACCCGCTCCATGCATAATCTGGACGCCTTCCTCAAAGAAATAGAAAAAAACTCTGTCAATCATCAAAAAACAAACTGAATAATTATGGCACAAATTGATTTTGGCGGTGTGATAGAAAACGTGATTACCCGCGATGAATTCCCCATGCAAAAAGCACTGGACATACTGAAAGAGGAAACCCTGGCCGTGTTAGGCTATGGCGTGCAAGGCCCCGGACAGGCGCTCAACCTGCGAGACAACGGCTTTAACGTAATCGTAGGTCAGCGCAAGGGCACCAAAAGCTGGGACCGCGCATTGCAAGACGGCTTTACCGAAGGAAAAGACCTCTTTGAACTGGAGGAAGCTGCTCAGCATGGCACCGTATTATTATTTCTGCTTTCTGATGCCGGCCAGATTGCGTTCTGGCCTACGCTGAAAAAGCATCTCACCAAAGGAAAAACATTGTACTTCTCCCACGGCTTTGGCATTACCTATAACGACCAGACCGGCATTGTGCCTCCGGAAGATGTGGACGTGGTGCTCGTAGCCCCAAAAGGCTCCGGCACAAGCCTGCGCAGAAAGTTTCTGCAAGGGAAAGGACTGAACGCCAGCTATGCAGTTTACCAGGATGCAAGCGGCAAAGCAAAAAATAAAGCACTGGCCCTCGGCATTGGTATCGGCTCAGCATTTCTGTTTGAGACCACTTTCAAAAAAGAGGTATACAGCGACCTTACCGGTGAACGTGGAACCCTTATGGGTGCCCTGGCCGGTATCTTTGAGGCACAATATAACCTGCTGCGTAAAAAGGGACACCTGCCCAGCGAAGCCTTTAACGAAACAGTGGAGGAGCTTACCGAAAGCCTTATTCTGCTTGTTTCAGAAAATGGCATGGACTGGATGTTTGCTAACTGCTCCACTACTGCACAACGTGGCGCCCTGGACTGGCGCCACAGGTTCAGAAAAGCCGTAGAACCCGTATTTGAAGAACTCTATGAAAGTGTTGCCTCCGGTGAACAGGCCCGCATCGT from Chitinophagales bacterium encodes:
- the ilvC gene encoding ketol-acid reductoisomerase, which codes for MAQIDFGGVIENVITRDEFPMQKALDILKEETLAVLGYGVQGPGQALNLRDNGFNVIVGQRKGTKSWDRALQDGFTEGKDLFELEEAAQHGTVLLFLLSDAGQIAFWPTLKKHLTKGKTLYFSHGFGITYNDQTGIVPPEDVDVVLVAPKGSGTSLRRKFLQGKGLNASYAVYQDASGKAKNKALALGIGIGSAFLFETTFKKEVYSDLTGERGTLMGALAGIFEAQYNLLRKKGHLPSEAFNETVEELTESLILLVSENGMDWMFANCSTTAQRGALDWRHRFRKAVEPVFEELYESVASGEQARIVIQANSDPDYRKKLQQELKEMRDSEMWKAGAQVRKLRP
- the ilvB gene encoding acetolactate synthase; this encodes MTETSTKKRLAEASDPVRNRIITGSEAVILSLLEEGVDTIFGYPGGAIMPIYDALYHYRHKINHILVRHEQGAAHAAQGYARVTGKPGVCFATSGPGATNLITGIADAQIDSTPMVCITGQVPVHLLGTDAFQETDVIGISMPVTKWNYRVTRPEEIPWAIAQAFYIARTGRPGPVLIDIAKNAQFGTLEYSYKKCTGIRSYRPFPQPREEDIKAAADLINRAKRPYLLFGHGVLIAKAEKELQQLIEKAGIPAASTLLGLSALPCDHPLYVGFLGMHGNYGPNILTNKCDVLIAVGMRFDDRVTGDLKTYAKQAKVIHIEIDPAEIDKNVKTTVGIHADAKDALHALLPLVKKNQHPEWLRAFRECDKTEYEKVIRHACFPEKGKIRMAEVIHQLSEKTRGEAIIVTDVGQHQMIATRYYKFKKPHSNISSGGLGTMGFALPAALGAKIGQPQREVIAIIGDGGFQMTMQEMATIFQTQAAVKIIILNNEFLGMVRQWQQLFFENRYSFTEMINPDFIQLSKAFGIEAHSISDRKDIAWSLDKLLDHKGPYLLEVKVEKEENVFPMVPSGASVSDVRLE
- the ilvH gene encoding acetolactate synthase small subunit encodes the protein MSNPSSIYHDPTDFSREREFTISVFTENNIGLLNHITVVFTRRNLNINSLTTSESEIKGIYRFTITIKTTRDTVEKLVKQLEKIVDVIKAFVYEEKEVIAQEIALYKIPIKAAQNGLHVEQIVRDSNARILAIEAGYIVIEKTGTQKETQRLFEKLEPHGVLEFVRSGRVAVTRSMHNLDAFLKEIEKNSVNHQKTN